In Microbispora sp. ZYX-F-249, the sequence CTCGATCACGACGTCCGCGCCGAACCCGCCGGTCAGGTCGCGGATCGCCTCCACCGCGTCGGTGTCCCGGGAGTTCACGGTGTGCGTGGCGCCGAAGCCGCGGGCCCAGTCGAGCTTG encodes:
- a CDS encoding zinc-binding dehydrogenase; this translates as KLDWARGFGATHTVNSRDTDAVEAIRDLTGGFGADVVIEAVGRPETYKQAFYARDLAGTVVLVGVPTPEMQLEL